The Saccharopolyspora gregorii genomic interval GGGCGGAGTTCCCGGCCGTGCGCGGCACCGCACTACGATGGTCGGTCCGACGTGCGGCCGCCGCGACGGATCCACGAGGAGTAGCCCAGGATGCCCAGAACGACGACGCCCGACGACGCCCCGCCACCAGCGCCGGAAGGCCTGCGGGAGCGCAAGAAGCGCGCCACCCGGCAGGCGTTGCAGCAAGCCGCGGTCCGGCTGTTCCGCGAGCACGGCGCGATCTCGGTCACCGTCGAGGACATCTGCGCCGCCGCCGAGGTCTCCCCGCGCACCTTCTTCAACTACTTCGCCGCGAAGGAGGAGGTGCTGGTCCCGTGGGACCCGCAGACCATCGCGGGCACCCCGCAGCGCGTCGTGGACCGGCCGAGCGTGGAGCCGCTGCTGCGCGTGGTGCACGTCGTGCTCGGCGAGGCGATCGACACCGCGATGGCCGCCCCCACGTGGCGCGACCAGGCGCTGGTGCTGCGCGACCACCCGGAGCTGGTGAGCC includes:
- a CDS encoding TetR/AcrR family transcriptional regulator, which encodes MPRTTTPDDAPPPAPEGLRERKKRATRQALQQAAVRLFREHGAISVTVEDICAAAEVSPRTFFNYFAAKEEVLVPWDPQTIAGTPQRVVDRPSVEPLLRVVHVVLGEAIDTAMAAPTWRDQALVLRDHPELVSRVALASRDLELALADGLSRRVGEAQDDAYVRLLAATAVTALRVAIQCWHRADQEADLHDHLDAGFARLARGFAAD